From Melospiza melodia melodia isolate bMelMel2 chromosome 31, bMelMel2.pri, whole genome shotgun sequence, one genomic window encodes:
- the NEMP1 gene encoding nuclear envelope integral membrane protein 1, with product MKPAPGRRRRLPVLPVLLLLFLPLLPLGAAGPKDAVIPLQDGHNSRYWESQRFCYTNTRTPRWNDVWTRTQIRVTSDRMLRVTQVDSEEELEKFSLWNVVFSFLRGKLNDTSIDVDLYSNKTCLKVELLEPGTSYNVVLLRRFDPKLFLVFFLGLLLFFCGDTLSRSQIFYYSAGISVGLLASLLVLVYMMSKVMPKKSPVYFLLVGGWSFSLYLLQLIFKNLQEICKSYWHYLLGYLLSVGLLSFAVCYRYGPLENERSINLLSWALQLLGLLLIYSGIQIHPLALGLVLVAVCTKNLDYPLQWAFAAYRKVQSSKLGPTPPRFLTEEEFQLQGEVETRKALAELRSFCKSPEFSAWTTVSRIQSPKRFADFVGGASHVTPNEVSAHEREFGLESLSIDEELFEEDDDEEEDEEEENISDSSGGNHKSDSLFHNHVDVQ from the exons ATGAAACCGGCTCCGggacggcggcggcggctcccggtactgcccgtgctgctgctgctgttcctgcccttGCTGCCCCTGGGAGCCGCAG GCCCCAAGGATGCCGTGATCCCACTCCAGGACGGGCACAACTCCCGGTACTGGGAATCCCAGCGCTTCTGCTACACCAACACCCGCACCCCGCGATGGAACGACGTCTGGACCAGGacacag ATCCGCGTCACCAGCGACCGCATGCTCCGCGTCACCCAGGTGGACAGCgaggaggagctggagaagtTCAGCCTGTGGAACGTGGTCTTCTCCTTCCTGAGGGGCAAACTCAACGACACCAGCATCGATGTGGACCTCTACAGCAACAAAACCTGCCTCAAGGTCGAGCTGCTGGAGCCTGGCACCAGCTACAACGTCGTCCTCTTGCGAC GTTTTGATCCTAAGCTGTTCCTTGTTTTCTTCCTGGGCCTGCTGTTGTTTTTTTGTGGGGACACTCTGAGCAG GAGCCAAATCTTTTACTACTCAGCTGGGATCAGTGTGGGCTTGTTGGCCTCTCTGCTTGTCCTTGTCTACATGATGTCCAAAGTCATGCCCAAG AAAAGCCCTGTGTACTTCCTGCTGGTTGGAGGTTGGTCCTTTTCCCTGTACCTGCTTCAGCTGATCTTCAAGAACCTGCAGGAGATCTGCAAGTCCTACTGGCACTACCTGTTAG GTTACCTGCTCTCTGTGGGCCTCCTGAGCTTCGCCGTGTGCTACAGGTACGGCCCCTTGGAGAACGAGCGCAGCATCAACCTCCTGTCctgggccctgcagctcctggggctgctgctcatctACTCAGGCATCCAGATCCACCCCCTCGCCCTGGGCCTGGTGCTGGTGGCTGTCTGCACCAAGAACCTGGATTACCCCTTGCAGTGGGCATTTGCTGCCTACAG GAAGGTGCAGAGCTCCAAGCTGGGCCCGACCCCCCCTCGGTTTCTGACAGAGGAGGAATTTCAGCTCCAGGGCGAGGTGGAGACCAGAAaggccctggcagagctgaggaGCTTCTGCAAGAGCCCCGAATTCTCTGCCTGGACCACGGTGTCCCGCATCCAGTCCCCTAAAAG GTTTGCTGACTTTGTGGGTGGTGCTTCCCACGTCACCCCCAACGAGGTGTCGGCCCACGAGAGGGAGTTTGGCCTGGAGAGTCTTTCCATTGATGAGGAGCTCTttgaggaggatgatgatgaggaggaggatgaagaggaggaaaacaTCAGTGACTCCTCTGGTGGGAATCACAAGAGCGATTCCCTGTTCCACAACCACGTGGATGTCCAGTGA